A single window of Drosophila suzukii unplaced genomic scaffold, CBGP_Dsuzu_IsoJpt1.0 scf_25, whole genome shotgun sequence DNA harbors:
- the LOC139354814 gene encoding uncharacterized protein: protein MLSTFGYEQIDLLNEVWKEFKQFSDCIALHEEVEGYVDPEIDNAVYEAKYLRASAILKERSNELQPGTSTSGASGSNGLHSNNDAILNLLQQNQQLFERLAVSQSTPNTPDHVGDDVTLANSRNSVLTANSNLSELPKIQIKRFSGNYTEWPSFQDIYESTIHNKQHLSNTQKFHHLKTLLVDEAANLVRHLAITDTAYNTAWERLKERYNRPRHIVNSFLEQFMSLPTTSKIDATVLRKVSDGANEIVRGLDAVNQTGRDCWIIYLALEKLDADTRRRWIERSMETDSPSLEEFFKFLDSRCEELELSKRELATGSKTTTHPEKPKRITQSMVAVESSGCTKCSSAEHTLYGCQQFLDMSGLQRRSFVKEKSLCYNCLRPGHGVNRCKSTYKCRQCKGNHHSLLQVQPNPQASGNLAQIAEGDEQNLSASNTNSVTLSHLAQGAGTQKVVCAQGTAKSTHQTEFKRSILPTAMVYVKNAKGDHVTCRLLLDTGSELSYVSERCIQALGLTRSASRILVTGISSVKADTTRGCSTLQIKSRISDDRLVVYAHVLGRITLSLERQNIDASTLEVFKDLQLADTHFNANTPVDILLGSQHVWSVFTGRKMYDNKGNLIAISSVFGWVITSLITSNASNAIALTTTMDIDNTLQRFWELENVQSNTKLEPEDDQVEKHFLATHSRDENGKYIVELPFNTECPEFGETLHGALKRFKSVERRLQQNEQLRTQYVYFMREYINLGHMREVPPEDIATGSHFFLPHHPVLGRKLRVVFDGPFATPMFAFSADIVKMFRQIWVNEKHRNYQKIVWREDPSDPIKHFQLCTVTYGTSCAPFLAVRVLEQLAVDHQDEFPNASKILLEDFYVDDVLTGSNNEDELRRNRDELIQLMSCANLELGKWVSNTSFIQKDDTNAQSSPVKVLGLYWDPGKDILTYNIADNWLKWRADLGNLQKFQLPRFVSNDADNIELHGFSDASTKAYAAVVYSRVTNDDGSISVSLVAAKTRVAPLKQQSLPRLELCAALLLSQLIRSISSGLRHKNITVFAWSDSSIVLSWLSYAPAQLKTFVGNRTSEILDTLPRKAWRHVDSKSNPADCASRGLMAADLIDFHLWWNEPLWLRDQDQYLVKLNDSRFGLSLSDKRIQGEVKSNCLATVAAATQVNLLDELIARVSSWLKLVHIVAYVERFIQRTQNPSCDRTSKALTFEEIKAARIICIKHAQRCFHEDYQWLLAKKPLRNRSQLVKLAPMIDENDLLRVAGRLHQSQLSREAKHPVLLPKTHRISKLILEHEHRVNLHPGVSSLFVIVRQRFWIIGARNLIRRITHDCLSCFRQRHHTAQQQMADLPSVRVTQALPFVNTGCDYAGPIFLKDAKVRKPRISKGYICLFVCMVTSAIHLEFVTDLTTETFLAALRRFISLRGKCSKIYSDNGTNFIGAKRSLNEMQELLASQRHKDIVTSTLADDGIQWVLIPPRAPHWGGKWESAVRCVKLHLRRVTGNSTLTFEQMRTLLAQISAVINSRPLCYTSDTEDNYLSPAHFLIGRPLTTVPNPDLSHIPVGRLGYWQSIQAMLQGFWKKWHQEYLTTLQQRPKWTTSTPNLSIDDVVLVKESNTPPASWHIARVMETYPGKDNLVRAVKLKTSTGEMIRPITKIAVLPSSETVFQGGPGCS from the exons atgttgagtacctttgggtacgaacagatAGATCTTCTCAACGAAGTTTGGAAGGAGTTCAAACAGTTTAGCGATTGCATTGCGCTTCACGAGGAAGTGGAAGGCTATGTCGATCCGGAGATTGACAATGCGGTCTATGAAGCAAAATACCTAAGGGCAAGCGCTATTCTCAAGGAAAGGAGTAATGAGCTACAACCGGGGACATCTACAAGCGGTGCGAGTGGCAGCAACGGGCTACACTCAAACAACGATGCAATCTTGAACTTGCTGCAACAAAACCAACAACTATTTGAGCGACTTGCTGTAAGTCAAAGCACACCGAACACGCCAGATCATGTTGGTGATGACGTCACATTAGCGAATTCTCGGAACTCGGTACTCACGGCGAATTCAAATCTGAGCGAATTGcctaaaattcaaatcaaacgGTTCTCGGGCAACTACACAGAGTGGCCATCCTTTCAAGACATATATGAAAGCACAATTCATAACAAACAGCATTTGTCCAACACCCAGAAGTTCCATCACTTAAAAACACTACTCGTTGATGAGGCTGCCAACTTGGTTCGACACTTGGCAATTACGGACACGGCTTACAACACTGCATGGGAACGTCTTAAGGAAAGATACAATCGTCCACGGCACATTGTAAACTCGTTTTTGGAACAGTTTATGAGCCTGCCAACAACTTCAAAGATCGATGCAACAGTTCTACGGAAGGTTTCGGACGGAGCAAACGAAATTGTTCGTGGATTGGATGCGGTGAATCAGACGGGACGCGACTGTTGGATCATATATCTAGCCCTAGAGAAACTTGACGCTGACACACGGCGCAGGTGGATTGAGCGCAGCATGGAGACCGATTCACCCTCTCTAGAGGAATTCTTCAAGTTTCTCGATTCTCGCTGCGAGGAACTGGAGCTGAGCAAAAGGGAGCTTGCGACTGGAAGCAAGACAACAACACAtcctgaaaaaccaaaaaggaTCACACAATCGATGGTTGCGGTTGAAAGTAGTGGCTGCACCAAATGCAGTTCTGCGGAACACACTCTATATGGCTGTCAGCAGTTTCTGGATATGTCTGGACTGCAGAGGCGATCATTTGTGAAGGAGAAATCACTATGCTACAATTGCTTGCGACCTGGTCATGGGGTCAACAGGTGCAAGTCAACATACAAGTGCAGGCAATGCAAAGGAAATCATCACTCCCTTCTTCAAGTCCAACCGAATCCACAGGCTAGTGGGAATCTTGCCCAGATAGCGGAGGGAGACGAGCAAAACTTAAGCGCGTCTAACACAAACTCAGTGACACTCAGTCATTTGGCCCAAGGAGCGGGCACCCAAAAGGTTGTATGTGCACAAGGCACTGCAAAATCAACACATCAAACGGAATTCAAACGAAGCATATTACCAACTGCTATGGTGTATGTTAAAAACGCAAAAGGTGACCACGTAACATGCCGTCTTCTATTGGACACAGGATCAGAGCTATCTTATGTATCTGAGCGTTGCATTCAAGCTCTCGGATTGACACGGTCGGCATCACGCATTTTGGTTACGGGAATCTCTTCCGTAAAAGCAGACACGACAAGGGGATGCAGCACGCTGCAAATCAAGTCTCGCATATCTGATGATCGTTTGGTTGTCTATGCCCACGTGCTAGGCAGAATCACCTTATCTCTGGAACGTCAAAATATCGACGCATCGACACTCGAGGTATTTAAGGATCTGCAGCTGGCGGATACACATTTCAACGCAAACACACCAGTAGATATACTATTGGGAAGCCAACACGTATGGTCAGTGTTCACAGGACGAAAGATGTACGACAACAAGGGTAATCTTATCGCTATTTCCTCGGTATTCGGATGGGTAATCACTTCACTCatcacatcgaacgcaagcaACGCTATTGCACTAACCACAACAATGGATATCGACAACACGCTTCAGAGGTTTTGGGAACTGGAGAACGTTCAAAGCAACACAAAATTGGAACCGGAAGACGATCAGGTCGAGAAGCATTTTCTCGCCACCCACAGCCGCGATGAAAACGGGAAGTATATCGTGGAACTTCCATTCAACACGGAATGTCCTGAATTCGGAGAAACTCTACATGGAGCTCTCAAACGTTTCAAATCGGTGGAGCGACGActacaacaaaacgagcagctGCGGACACAGTACGTATACTTCATGCGGGAATATATCAATTTGGGACACATGCGTGAGGTGCCGCCAGAGGATATCGCTACTGGGAGTCACTTCTTTCTTCCCCACCACCCAGTGCTAGGCCGAAAACTGCGAGTGGTCTTTGATGGACCCTTCGCGACGCCAATG TTCGCATTCTCAGCGGACATCGTTAAAATGTTCCGCCAAATATGGGTAAACGAAAAGCACAGAAACTACCAGAagatcgtttggagagaggaTCCATCCGATCCGATCAAGCATTTCCAATTGTGCACTGTAACCTACGGAACGTCATGTGCACCATTCCTGGCGGTACGAGTGCTGGAACAACTCGCCGTGGATCATCAAGACGAATTCCCGAATGCTTCAAAAATCCTACTGGAGGATTTTTATGTAGATGATGTTCTTACTGGATCAAACAATGAGGATGAACTACGTCGAAACCGAGACGAGTTAATTCAGCTGATGTCGTGCGCAAATCTGGAACTCGGGAAATGGGTATCTAATACCTCATTCATACAAAAGGATGATACCAACGCACAATCGTCGCCAGTTAAGGTTCTCGGACTATACTGGGATCCTGGAAAAGACATTCTAACGTACAACATTG CGGACAACTGGCTGAAGTGGAGAGCAGATCTAGGCAATCTACAAAAATTCCAATTACCACGCTTCGTTTCCAACGACGCAGACAATATCGAGCTCCACGGATTTTCGGATGCCTCAACCAAGGCGTATGCTGCTGTGGTGTACAGCAGAGTTACAAATGACGACGGATCCATCTCGGTGTCCCTTGTGGCTGCGAAGACAAGGGTGGCGCCACTGAAACAACAATCCTTGCCACGCCTGGAGCTTTGCGCAGCGCTTCTTCTAAGCCAACTCATTCGGTCGATCTCTTCTGGATTGCGCCACAAGAACATAACTGTTTTTGCCTGGTCCGACTCATCAATAGTGCTGTCCTGGTTATCCTATGCACCAGCCCAACTAAAGACTTTTGTTGGAAACAGAACCTCGGAAATCCTTGACACTCTTCCTAGGAAGGCCTGGCGGCACGTAGACTCGAAATCAAACCCAGCTGACTGCGCCTCCAGAGGTCTGATGGCTGCTGACCTCATCGACTTCCATTTGTGGTGGAATGAACCTTTGTGGCTACGGGACCAGGATCAATACCTGGTAAAGTTGAACGATTCACGTTTTGGATTATCTCTTTCAGACAAACGCATTCAAGGAGAAGTCAAGTCCAACTGTTTGGCTACCGTGGCAGCTGCAACTCAGGTTAATCTACTCGATGAGCTGATCGCACGAGTTTCTTCTTGGCTCAAGCTCGTTCACATTGTCGCCTATGTGGAGCGATTCATTCAACGCACACAAAACCCGTCCTGCGATAGGACTTCGAAAGCTCTTACGTTTGAAGAGATTAAGGCAGCAAGGATCATTTGTATAAAACACGCGCAACGCTGTTTCCACGAGGACTACCAATGGCTCCTTGCCAAGAAACCCCTAAGGAACCGATCGCAGCTGGTCAAACTGGCACCAATGATAGACGAAAACGATTTGCTGAGGGTAGCCGGAAGACTGCACCAATCGCAGTTGTCACGAGAGGCAAAACACCCAGTTTTGCTACCAAAAACGCACCGAATCTCGAAGCTGATTCTGGAACACGAGCACCGAGTCAATCTTCATCCTGGCGTTTCGTCCCTGTTTGTAATCGTTCGTCAGAGATTCTGGATAATTGGAGCACGTAATCTCATTCGCAGAATAACACACGACTGTTTATCCTGCTTTCGTCAACGCCACCACACCGCCCAACAACAAATGGCTGATTTACCCAGCGTGCGTGTCACTCAAGCCCTTCCATTTGTCAACACTGGTTGCGACTATGCAGGTCCAATCTTTCTTAAGGATGCCAAAGTTCGGAAGCCACGTATCAGCAAGGGCTACATTTGCCTGTTCGTCTGCATGGTCACCTCGGCCATACACCTGGAATTTGTCACAGACCTGACAACAGAAACCTTCTTGGCTGCCTTGCGCCGCTTCATATCCCTACGTGGCAAGTGTAGCAAGATATACAGCGACAACGGAACCAACTTTATTGGAGCTAAGCGATCCCTCAACGAAATGCAAGAATTGCTTGCATCACAACGACATAAGGACATCGTCACATCCACTCTGGCAGATGACGGAATTCAGTGGGTACTCATTCCCCCCAGAGCTCCTCATTGGGGAGGGAAATGGGAGTCGGCAGTTCGCTGCGTCAAACTGCATCTGCGCCGAGTCACCGGCAACTCAACGCTCACCTTCGAGCAAATGCGCACCTTGCTTGCTCAAATCAGCGCAGTGATAAATTCACGCCCCTTATGCTACACATCGGATACCGAAGACAACTACTTATCACCCGCCCACTTCTTAATTGGGCGACCGTTAACCACCGTGCCAAATCCTGACTTAAGCCACATCCCTGTGGGCCGATTAGGATATTGGCAAAGCATCCAGGCTATGCTTCAAGGATTCTGGAAGAAATGGCACCAGGAGTATCTGACCACTCTGCAACAACGTCCAAAATGGACCACTTCAACACCCAACCTCTCTATCGATGATGTTGTTCTCGTTAAGGAGTCTAATACGCCACCAGCATCGTGGCACATCGCACGGGTTATGGAAACCTACCCAGGGAAGGACAACCTCGTTCGAGCAGTCAAGCTGAAGACATCAACAGGAGAGATGATCAGGCCAATCACGAAGATTGCCGTTTTGCCCAGTTCAGAAACTGTGTTTCAGGGCGGGCCGGGATGTTCCTGA